From one Diprion similis isolate iyDipSimi1 chromosome 7, iyDipSimi1.1, whole genome shotgun sequence genomic stretch:
- the LOC124408019 gene encoding LIM and senescent cell antigen-like-containing domain protein 1 isoform X2, giving the protein MPGVTGMSLDDMFCSRCREGFEPHEKIVNSRGELWHPQCFVCAQCFRPFPEGIFYEFEGRKYCEHDFHVLFAPCCGKCGEFVIGRVIKAMNANWHPGCFRCEECSGELAETGFMKCQGRALCHTCNARIKAGALGKHICHQCHGIIDDKPLRFRGEVYHPYHFNCTACGIELNADAREVRSRPGFAANEMNELYCLRCHDKMGIPICGACRRPIEERVVTALGKHWHVEHFVCAKCEKPFLGHRHYEKKGLAYCETHYHQLFGNLCFVCNQVIAGDVFTALNKAWCVHHFACAFCDQKMNQKTKFFEFDLKPACKKCYEKFPQELKRRMRRMYDLNPKKIPA; this is encoded by the exons ATGCCAGG agTCACAGGGATGTCTCTGGACGACATGTTCTGCTCCCGTTGTCGCGAGGGTTTCGAGCCTCACGAAAAGATTGTCAATTCTCGTGGAGAATTATGGCACCCGCAATGTTTTGT TTGTGCACAGTGCTTCCGCCCATTTCCCGAGGGTATTTTCTACGAATTTGAAGGACGAAAGTATTGTGAACATGATTTTCATGTTCTATTCGCTCCTTGTTGCGGAAAGTGTG gtGAATTTGTCATTGGTCGAGTAATCAAAGCCATGAATGCTAACTGGCATCCTGGTTGCTTCCGTTGTGAGGAGTGTAGCGGTGAACTAGCAGAAACTGGTTTCATGAAATGCCAAGGAAGAGCATTGTGTCATACCTGTAACGCTCGAATAAAAGCTGGTGCTCTTGGGAAGCATATCTGCCATCAATGCCA TGGGATAATCGACGACAAGCCGCTACGTTTCCGTGGTGAGGTATATCATCCCTACCATTTCAACTGCACGGCTTGCGGGATTGAGTTGAATGCCGATGCCAGAGAAGTTAGGTCAAGACCCGGATTTGCGGCTAATGAAATG AACGAACTATACTGTCTGAGATGCCACGACAAAATGGGAATACCGATCTGCGGAGCTTGCCGGCGTCCGATAGAAGAGAGAGTTGTCACCGCCTTGGGAAAACATTGGCACGTGGAACACTTTGTTTGTGCAAAATGTGAGAAGCCATTCTTAGGTCATCGTCACTACGAGAAAAAGGGTCTTGCTTACTGTGAGACTCATTATCACCAGCTATTTGGAAACCTCTGTTTTGTTTGCAACCAAGTAATTGCTGGAGATG TTTTTACGGCATTAAACAAGGCATGGTGCGTACATCATTTTGCATGCGCATTTTGTGACCAAAAGATGAACCAAAAGACAAAATTCTTCGAATTCGACTTGAAACCTGCTTGTAAGAAGTGCTACGAGAAATTTCCCCAGGAACTGAAAAGGCGTATGCGTCGTATGTACGAtttaaatccaaaaaaaatacCTGCCTAA
- the LOC124408019 gene encoding LIM and senescent cell antigen-like-containing domain protein 1 isoform X1 — MARNSDTLPFPMSISIQSLDHSELYNRRAQSRENLIEKDVTNDSNSNQSTFVCDYEELTEWKGFDKPPKLPPRNFKNAYCDTNEPKKQTTNKTGVTGMSLDDMFCSRCREGFEPHEKIVNSRGELWHPQCFVCAQCFRPFPEGIFYEFEGRKYCEHDFHVLFAPCCGKCGEFVIGRVIKAMNANWHPGCFRCEECSGELAETGFMKCQGRALCHTCNARIKAGALGKHICHQCHGIIDDKPLRFRGEVYHPYHFNCTACGIELNADAREVRSRPGFAANEMNELYCLRCHDKMGIPICGACRRPIEERVVTALGKHWHVEHFVCAKCEKPFLGHRHYEKKGLAYCETHYHQLFGNLCFVCNQVIAGDVFTALNKAWCVHHFACAFCDQKMNQKTKFFEFDLKPACKKCYEKFPQELKRRMRRMYDLNPKKIPA; from the exons ATGGCCCGAAACAGTGATACTCTTCCATTTCCTATGTCTATATCCATCCAGTCATTAGATCACAGCGAATTGTATAATAGGCGTGCACAATCCcgagaaaatttaattgaaaaagacGTTACCAATGACTCGAACAGCAATCAATCTACTTTCGTATGTGACTACGAGGAATTGACCGAATGGAAGGGTTTTGATAAACCTCCTAAACTCCCGccaagaaattttaaaaatgctTACTGCGACACTAATGAacctaaaaaacaaactacaAACAAGACAGG agTCACAGGGATGTCTCTGGACGACATGTTCTGCTCCCGTTGTCGCGAGGGTTTCGAGCCTCACGAAAAGATTGTCAATTCTCGTGGAGAATTATGGCACCCGCAATGTTTTGT TTGTGCACAGTGCTTCCGCCCATTTCCCGAGGGTATTTTCTACGAATTTGAAGGACGAAAGTATTGTGAACATGATTTTCATGTTCTATTCGCTCCTTGTTGCGGAAAGTGTG gtGAATTTGTCATTGGTCGAGTAATCAAAGCCATGAATGCTAACTGGCATCCTGGTTGCTTCCGTTGTGAGGAGTGTAGCGGTGAACTAGCAGAAACTGGTTTCATGAAATGCCAAGGAAGAGCATTGTGTCATACCTGTAACGCTCGAATAAAAGCTGGTGCTCTTGGGAAGCATATCTGCCATCAATGCCA TGGGATAATCGACGACAAGCCGCTACGTTTCCGTGGTGAGGTATATCATCCCTACCATTTCAACTGCACGGCTTGCGGGATTGAGTTGAATGCCGATGCCAGAGAAGTTAGGTCAAGACCCGGATTTGCGGCTAATGAAATG AACGAACTATACTGTCTGAGATGCCACGACAAAATGGGAATACCGATCTGCGGAGCTTGCCGGCGTCCGATAGAAGAGAGAGTTGTCACCGCCTTGGGAAAACATTGGCACGTGGAACACTTTGTTTGTGCAAAATGTGAGAAGCCATTCTTAGGTCATCGTCACTACGAGAAAAAGGGTCTTGCTTACTGTGAGACTCATTATCACCAGCTATTTGGAAACCTCTGTTTTGTTTGCAACCAAGTAATTGCTGGAGATG TTTTTACGGCATTAAACAAGGCATGGTGCGTACATCATTTTGCATGCGCATTTTGTGACCAAAAGATGAACCAAAAGACAAAATTCTTCGAATTCGACTTGAAACCTGCTTGTAAGAAGTGCTACGAGAAATTTCCCCAGGAACTGAAAAGGCGTATGCGTCGTATGTACGAtttaaatccaaaaaaaatacCTGCCTAA
- the LOC124408019 gene encoding LIM and senescent cell antigen-like-containing domain protein 1 isoform X3, translating into MSLDDMFCSRCREGFEPHEKIVNSRGELWHPQCFVCAQCFRPFPEGIFYEFEGRKYCEHDFHVLFAPCCGKCGEFVIGRVIKAMNANWHPGCFRCEECSGELAETGFMKCQGRALCHTCNARIKAGALGKHICHQCHGIIDDKPLRFRGEVYHPYHFNCTACGIELNADAREVRSRPGFAANEMNELYCLRCHDKMGIPICGACRRPIEERVVTALGKHWHVEHFVCAKCEKPFLGHRHYEKKGLAYCETHYHQLFGNLCFVCNQVIAGDVFTALNKAWCVHHFACAFCDQKMNQKTKFFEFDLKPACKKCYEKFPQELKRRMRRMYDLNPKKIPA; encoded by the exons ATGTCTCTGGACGACATGTTCTGCTCCCGTTGTCGCGAGGGTTTCGAGCCTCACGAAAAGATTGTCAATTCTCGTGGAGAATTATGGCACCCGCAATGTTTTGT TTGTGCACAGTGCTTCCGCCCATTTCCCGAGGGTATTTTCTACGAATTTGAAGGACGAAAGTATTGTGAACATGATTTTCATGTTCTATTCGCTCCTTGTTGCGGAAAGTGTG gtGAATTTGTCATTGGTCGAGTAATCAAAGCCATGAATGCTAACTGGCATCCTGGTTGCTTCCGTTGTGAGGAGTGTAGCGGTGAACTAGCAGAAACTGGTTTCATGAAATGCCAAGGAAGAGCATTGTGTCATACCTGTAACGCTCGAATAAAAGCTGGTGCTCTTGGGAAGCATATCTGCCATCAATGCCA TGGGATAATCGACGACAAGCCGCTACGTTTCCGTGGTGAGGTATATCATCCCTACCATTTCAACTGCACGGCTTGCGGGATTGAGTTGAATGCCGATGCCAGAGAAGTTAGGTCAAGACCCGGATTTGCGGCTAATGAAATG AACGAACTATACTGTCTGAGATGCCACGACAAAATGGGAATACCGATCTGCGGAGCTTGCCGGCGTCCGATAGAAGAGAGAGTTGTCACCGCCTTGGGAAAACATTGGCACGTGGAACACTTTGTTTGTGCAAAATGTGAGAAGCCATTCTTAGGTCATCGTCACTACGAGAAAAAGGGTCTTGCTTACTGTGAGACTCATTATCACCAGCTATTTGGAAACCTCTGTTTTGTTTGCAACCAAGTAATTGCTGGAGATG TTTTTACGGCATTAAACAAGGCATGGTGCGTACATCATTTTGCATGCGCATTTTGTGACCAAAAGATGAACCAAAAGACAAAATTCTTCGAATTCGACTTGAAACCTGCTTGTAAGAAGTGCTACGAGAAATTTCCCCAGGAACTGAAAAGGCGTATGCGTCGTATGTACGAtttaaatccaaaaaaaatacCTGCCTAA